CCGGCTCCCGCTCCATGGAAACTGGCGCGTGTCCAGCTCCGCTGCACCTGATGACCAGCGGACGACGTGTGGGTCGTACGGAGCCTGCTGCTGCCGGTCTTCGCCGCCGCTCCGCTCGGATCCGCCGCAGGCGGGAAGACGGCGGCGTGGCCGGCGCTCGACCTTCTCGCCGACGCCGGTGCGGCGGCCTTGTGCATGGACCGATCCGCGAGCCCGGTCGAGTACCCCGGTGCCGCCGGTGATCCCGTTGTCGAACGAAGGGGGAGGGCCGGGTTGAGAATGCCGAAGACCATCCGTGCACGGAGAGCCGGCCGCCCGGGAGGGTACAGGTCACGACGCACTCCTCCGCTCCGCCGTCTTCGACCCGGGTGGTGGTGCAGTGCCGCCGGTCCAGCGCACTGGCCGTGCCGGGACAAGCTGCTCTGATGGGGCGCATCGTGTGGCTCCTGAGGTTGATGCTGATGGATGGTCAGGTGACCTGTCGGCAAGGCAGCCCGGCCGCCTCCACTGTCATTGCCTCCTCGTACGGTCTACGCATGGTTGATCAGAGACCCCCCTTGTCATCGGTATCCGACTTCGCGACCTGGGAGCCCGTTCTGCGGCTCATGCTGGCCGACGACAGGGATCGGCGTGCCGCCCGGTCGGCGCGGGTCGCAGGACGCATCAGCCAATACGGCACGAGCCTTGCGCATCGAGGATCCATGTCGCCGACGGCGCGGACCGCGGTGGAGGACATACAGCGGGCGCTCGCGCGCGGCAGAGTCCAGGAGATCGCATTCAGGGCAGAGGTCCACCCAGACGGAAGGACCACGCTCGGGCTGGTCTGGCCGACCCCAGTCGTGGAACCGGCACTTGGCTACCCGGACCTGGGAGTGCTCATCCTGGCCGACGGCTTCCTTCCCGAGCCCTGGCTCCGCCGCCCCGATCCCGCGTTCCGGGCGGTACCGGCGCCTTCGGCGAACCCGGAGTTGCTGGAGCGGACATTGCGCGAGCGGCTGCCGGGCGCCATCGGCGCGACGGAAGAGGAGATCGCTGCCGCTGAAGCACGCCTCGGTGTCACGCTGTCCGAGGAGATCAAGGTGCTCTACCGGGTGACACGTGTGTACGCGGGCGACGACTTCGACCTCGACGAGGCGGACCGCGCCGGCGAGGCGGTCGGCTGCGAGCTCTCCGGACTGGAACACCTGTGCAGCGTCGACGGGGCGGTACGTCACACGGGCTGGGGCCTCGGCGCCAAGCGTGCGGTCAGCAGCGCGCCCGACGCGGCGGTGCAGAGCCTGGCCGGCTCACCGGGCTGGATCGGCTTCGGGAGCAACGGCGGCGACGAGTTCGCCGTCGACCTGACTCCCGGCCCCGCAGGACACTTCGGGCAGGTCATCCTGGTCGATCACGAGCAGAGCCTCGGTGCCGAGCTCGTGGCCGATTCCCTCACCGATTTCGTCATGGGCCGGATGCGGGAGGAACGCCGTGACCGCCGCGGAGACGAGCTTCCGGCCGTGGCCAGAGTCGGCACCGGGTGCCTCGAGAGCATCCAGGCCGCCGCCCATCCCGCCCTGGAAGTCCTGACCATCGGGGCCTGGGACGGCACACCGTTCAGCCTCGCACCTGTCACGGGACTGCCCCGACTGCGCACTCTTACCGCCGCGCCCGGCACACTGGCCGACCCCCTGGAGGTCGCTGGGCTCACCGCACTGGAGTTTCTGGAACTCGGCGCGCAGGAATGGCGCGTCCTCCTGGACGCCGGAGCTGTCCCGCGCACCCTGAAAGCCGCAGCCATCACGGTGCGGGATCAAGACCACCTGCCCGTCGTGGCCCTCGCCAACGAGATCCTTGCCCTCTGGGACCGGCCCGAGATCGTACAAACGCTCCTCGCGGGAGACCTCGGCCCCGCGGCCTGACCGGCGGGGCCGCACAAAGCCGTGCAGTGCACGCCCCACGGGAGCTGAGCGCCGTAGTTGGCCGGTCCGGCCAACTACAGCACTCAGTCACACAGTCCTGTGCGTTGCCCACCGAGGAGCGGCCGCTGCGGGTCGCGGAGTGGGATGCGCTGCTCTCCGAGCGGCTGATCTCGCTGTCGAGGCCCGAGCCTCTGCGGCTGCGCCTTGACCTGACCGGCGGACCGTGTGCCGAGGAACGGGTGCGGGACCTGGTGGCGCGTGAGAGCAGATGCTGCTCGTTCTTCACCTTCACCACCACCCCCGGCAAGGGCCTGGTCCGTCTGGACATCTCGGTGGACCAGTTGCATGAGGCGGTCCTGGATGCCCTCGCCGCACGGACCACGGCTGGCAGTGGGGAGCAGCGGTGAGTACGGCGCTGCGCAGTGGGCAGGTCGCGGAGGCGGCCGGGGTGAACATCCAGACGCTGCGGTACTACGAGCGGCGTGGCCTGCTGGCGGAGCCGGAACGCAGCAACGGCGGCCACCGCCTGTACGGCGAGGAGGCGGTGACCGCGCTGCGGGTGATCAAGGCCGCGCAGCGGCTCGGGTTCACGCTGGACGAGGTCGCCGAGCTGCTGGAGGCGGGCCGCCACCGCCACGGCCGGCCGCCGGGTTGCAGGAGCGGGCTGAGGTAAGTGGACTCACTGAACTGCCGGGTCTTCGCGAGAAGTCGACCAGGGTCTGAAGCCCCGGCAGGCGGATACTGCGACTCGCCGAGGTCAGCGAAATGAGTCGATGTTCTCGCATACCCAGTCGTCGTAGGTGCGCAGCGGACGGCCGGTGATGTCCTGCACGGACGGCTGTTGGTCGGCTGTCCACTGAGCGAGTTCGGCGAATCGGGCACCGTACTCTTCAAGAGCGAACAGCGTCACGTCGACCGCACCGCCGGGCCAGCCGAGATGCTGCCAGATGGTCCGGCTCTCGTCTGGCGTCAGCTCGACGGTACCGATGTCGCGGCCGAGAGCGGCGGCGATGCTCCGTACGCGTGATCGTGTGCTCAGCGGCGGGCCCACCGCCTCGATGACCGTCCCCGCGTAGTCATCGCCGATCAGGGCCGCAGCCGCTACGGCGGCGAGGTCCTCCTCGTGGATGAAGGGATAGTGGCCCTGGTTGAGGAAAGCCTCTCGGACCACCCCGTCGGCGCGGACGGTATCAGGCCAGTCCGACCCTGTCGCCGGGTAGGTCCCCTCGATGACGGCACCCATCACGGCCGACGGCCGGATGTGCGTCCAGGCGATGTCCGAGCGTTCCACCGCCTTCTCGATCGCCAGCCAGAACCAGGTCTCCGGCGGATTCGCCTCCTCGTACTCCGGTCCATGAGACGACAACAGGACGATCTTCCTCACGGCGGCGTTCCGCGCCAGGGTCAGGGCGTCCTGGACCGTGGACGGATGGGCGCCGGCAAGGAACACGGCCTCGACACCGTCGAAGGCTCGGGCGCACTCCAGCGGCCGGGTGATGGAGCCTTCGACGACTTCGACCGTGTCGGGCCAGCCGCCGCACTGGTCCGGCTCGGCGATCACCCGCACATGCCGGCCCGAGGTAAGCAGTTGCCGTGCCAGGCGCCGGCCGACGATCCCGGTCGGGCTGTTGCCTTCGTCCCTACGCGGGCTGACGGCGGTCAGCAGGTAGACACCTTCGGTTTTCGGCACCGTCTGAATTCTGCTCGAACCCTTTCACAGCAAGACCTTTCAACGCGTGAGCGTGGATCTTGCACCTGGCCCGGGCACGGACGGCCTCTGCCGTGCAGCGTGGACGCAGAACCAAGGCTGCGGATCGAGATCGGTGAGCTTACCAGGAGCAGTGACAGGCCCGCAGCAGGCCGTAGCGTCGAGCGGGGAGACGCTCAGGCTGGCCGCCCCTGGACACGGGCCTTCTTTCTGGCCCACTCGTCACGGAAGCGCGGTCGAACCAACTGTGGCGCTCGGACGGCGTCAGCGGCGGGACGTTCCGAGAGTCTGGTCGGCCGTCGCGAAGCGGTGCTCCGTCGGCTTCGGCACGTCGTGGAGGTAGCCGAAGTACTCCGTCTCCGCCGTTCCTGTGAGCACTGCCAGCAAGAAGGCCAAGCACCCCATGTCGTGGTGCTCCCACAGTGGGCCGCGCCCCTCGTTGTAGAGCACGGTCCATTCATCGGGCTGCTGGCCGGGCCTCGCCAGCCAGTACAGGAAGGCCCCCGTGCCCTCCTCGAATGCCCACGGAAGGACCCGGGCCCCCGCCTCCAGCAGGCCGGCAGGCTTCGCCTCGAACTCCCACAGGTCGGCCAAGATCTCGTCCCGTTCCGTCGTCTGCGCGTGCAGGTCGCACTCGCTGAAGGCGGAATCGGGGACGAGTAGCCAGATCGTGTCGTCGAAGATGCCGTCGCCGTATGTCTCGACGAGCTGCTTGTAGTCAGCGGGCAGAGCCGCACCCAGGGCGCGCTCGGCCTGTGCCCAGTCCACACCGGGTGGAAAGTCGGCGGGCGGCGGGCAAAGGCGGACGAGGGCATCGAGGGCATCGAGGGCGATCATGGAAGGGACGCTACTGGCATCGCAACCGGTGCCCGCGGTCGGGCGGCCAGGGCGGCGCGCATCCGAATCGGCTCCGGCCCAGGAGCCGCTCCCTGGGTGAAGGCCTCGGGACGTTCTCACACCCAGTCAGGGTGCCAGTCGCATGGGCGGGGTTCCGTGAGCGAGGAGACGGGTCCACCGGGAAGACAGCGCTGGAGCGCCAGGGGCGTCTGGCGCGGGCCTGTCCGCAGCGGACGGAACAGGCCCGTGAGCCGGACCCCCCGGGGGACGGGGGGTCCGGCTCACGAAGCACTGACCGGACGTCACAAAGGAAGAGTTACTTCGGCATCAGGACGGTGTCGACGATGTAGACGTCGGCGTTGGCGGTCTTGACGTTTCCGCACACGACCTTCGAGGTGTCGTTGACCTTGTAGGACTCACCCGAGCCACGCGTGGTGAGCCTGGTCTTCTCCAGGGTCTCGAAGGAGCCGCTCTCCAGCTGCTTCGGCGTGAGCTTCTCGCCGACGACGTGGTAGGTGAGGATCTTGGTCAGCATGGCCTTGTCGGCGAGGACCTTGTCGAGGTCGGTCTTCGGGATCTTCGCGAAGGCGTCGTTGGTCGGTGCGAAGACCGTGATGTTCTTGGCGTTGTTGAGGGTGTCGACGAGCCCGGCCTGCTTGACTGCGGCGACCAGCGTGGACAGCGCCGGGTTGTTGGACGCAGCTGTGGCGACCGGGTCCTTGGCCATGCCGTCGAAGGAGCCGGCGCCCTCGGCGGGAACCCCGGCACAGGCCGGACCGAACGGCTTGCCTGCCGTCATCGACGCATCCGGGGTCGGGGAGTATCACGAAAGCGGTGTTCACCACTCGGTTGGCGTAGAGGTTTCTCGTTGGTCTGGTTGGCTCACACACGTTCGGCCGAGAGGCGGCCGTCGAAGGCGATGTCGAAGGCGTTCATGGCCTCTTTCCAGCGGCTGGTCCACCGCTTGCGGCCCTTCCCGGTCGGGTCGAGGGCGAGGGTGGTGAGGTAGAGACGCTTGAGGGCGGCGGTCTCGTTCGGGAAATGCCCGCAGGCGTTGACCGAGCGCCGGTAGCGCGCGTTCAGGCTCTCGATCGCGTTCGTGGTCGAGATGATCTTCCGGATCGGCGGTGGGAAGCCCAGGAAGGGCACCACCTCGCTCCAGGACCTTTCCCAGGCACGGACCGCGGCCGGGTACTTGGCCTGCCATTTCTCGCTGAACTCGGCGAGCCGGGCGAGGGCCTCGTCCTCGTTGGCGGCGGTGTAGACGGGCCGCAGGTCGCGGGCGGCCTTGTCCCAGTCGGCGCGCGAGATGTACTTCAGCGTGGTGCGGATGAGGTGAACGATGCAGAGCTGGACCACCGTCTGCGGGAAGACGGTGTTGACCGCCTCGGGCAGGCCCTTCAGGCCGTCGCAGACGAGCATGAGCACGTCCCTCACGCCGCGGTTCTGCAGCTCGGCAAGGACGTTCTGCCAGTATTTGGCGCCCTCGCCGCCGTCCCCGGCCCACAGTCCGAGGATCTCGCGGTGGCCGTCGCAGGTGACCGCGAGGACCACGTAGATGGGGCGGTTCGCCACCGCACCGTCTCTGATCTTCACGTTCACGCAGTCCACGAACAGGACCGGATAGACCGGATCGAGCGGGCGCGTGCGCCAGTCGGCCATGGCGTCCAGGGCCTTGTGTCGGCGTACGGGCTCTGATGCAGAGGTGCGTACGGGTTGATCTACAGAGGTGACTCGGCGTGTCGGGGTGGGGCCCGGCTCGATGAGAGGAGCCTGACGCTGATCTTGTGAAGCGTCGAGGAGGGCCTGTCGGATGTTGCTGGAACCGGGGCGGTGGCTGGAGCTGCGGCGTTTCCGGGCTCTGCATGAGGCGGGCGCGAGCATCTCGGAGATCGCTCGGGAGACCGGTCTGAACTGGCGTACGGTCAAGAAGTATCTGGAGAGCGACGGTCCTCCGGTTCCGCCGGCTCCGGCGCCGCGCTCGGATCTCGGCAACCAGGTGATCAAGCCGTGGGCGCATGTGATTGATGCGTGGCTACGGGCTGAGGTGCTGCTGAAGGCCGCGGTCATCCATGAGCGTCTGGTCGAGCAGTATGCCTTCCCGCACCACTACCAGCGCGTCAAGATGTACGTGCAGCAGGCCCGACCCCGCATCGCCGAGGAGTTGGGATATACCCCGCGCGAGCTGGCGAAGTTGCACCGCCGCTTCGAGGTGGTGCCCGGCGCCCAGGCCCAGGTCGACTGGGGCGACGAGGGCAACATCCTGGCCCATGTCGGCATCCCGAAGGTCTACTCCTTCCACATGACCTTGTCCTACTCCCGAGATCCGTTCTGCTGCTTCACCACCAGCCAGAATCTGGCATCGTTCTTCGAGTGCCACCGGCGGGCGTTCGCGCACTTCGGCGGGGCGCCCGGGGTGATCGTCTACGACCGGACCAAGACTGTCGTGCGCCGTCACGTCGCCCCGGGCGAGGCGGTCCCGTTGCATCCGGAGGCCGTGGCGTTCGCCGGGCACTACGACTTCGACATCGACGTCTTGGCCGCCTACCGGCCGACGGGGAAGGGCCGCGTCGAGCGCCAGGTCCTCATCGTCCGCGATCATGTGCTCGCGGGGCGGTCCTTCTCCAGCCTGGATGACATGGACGGGGCGTTCATGGCCTGGGTGCCCCAGCGCCGGGCGCGTACGCACCGCACCCACGGCGAGGTGATCGGCGTGCGGGCCAAGCGGGATCACGCCGCGCTGCGGGCGCTGCCCGCCAAGCCCTACATCGTGGCCGATCGGCACCTGCGACACGTGGCCAAGGACTGCCTGGTCGCCTTCGACGCCAACCTCTACTCGGTGCCCGCCACCAAGGTCCGCCACCGCCAGCTCGTCGAGGTCAGAGCCTCCGCAGGCACCGTGGCCCTGCATTCCACCGTGCCCGACGCGCAGGGCATCACGCTGCTGGCCGTGCACTCCCGCGCGGTCGGACGCAGCGCGAGGATCGTGGATGAGGCCCACTGGAAGGCCCTGCCCGACGGACACACCCGCGCCACCACCACCGACCTTCCGCCACCCGTGAGCAGGCCGGCCCGCTCCGGCGCCGAGGAACCGGGCGGTCTGATCTCGCTGCTGACCCGGGCCAGAGCCGCGCAAGTCCACGTCGGCACCCGTCCGCTGGCCCTCTACGACCAGATCGCCGGCACCCGCCCGTTCAACCCCGCCCCCATCGACCCCAAGGACATGCGTTGAGCGAGCTGGTCACCGCCCGGATCCGCACCACCGCCACCAAACTCGGCCTGCCCCACCTCACCGAGGCCCTGGCCGAGCACGTCGGCCGGGCCGACGCCGCGTCGATGGCCTACCTCGACTTCCTCGACCTGGTCTTGGAAGAAGAACTTGCCGTCCGTGAAGAACGCCGCTTCCGCCACGCGCTACGGGTCTCCCGCCTGCCACACCACAAGACGATTGAGGAGTACGACTTCTCCTACCAGCCCGAACTCGACCCCAGGAAGGTCAAGGACCTGGCCACCCTCGCGTTCGTCGAGGCCAAGTCCAACGTCGCGCTGCTGGGCCCGCCCGGGGTCGGCAAGACACATATCGCCGTCGCGCTGGCTGTCGCCGCCTGCCGGGCCGGCTACTCGATCTACTTCACCACCCTCGACGACATGGTCCGCCAGCTCAAGGCCGCCGACTCCATCGGCCGCCTGGCCAGCAAACTCCGCACCTACCTGCGGCCTCACGTTCTCGTGGTGGACGAGGTCGGCTACCTCCCGCTGGAGCGTGACGAGGCAAACCTCGTCTTCCAGATGCTCTCCAAGCGCTACGAGAAGGGCTCCACCCTGCTGACCTCGAACAAGAGTTTCAGTGAGTGGGGTCAGGTCTTCGGCGACGACGTCCTGGCCACTGCCATCATCGACCGCCTACTCCACCACTGCGAGATCCTCGCCATCAACGGCGCCAGCTACCGCCTGAAGAACCGCCTCACAGCCATCGAAGGCGGCATCACTGCGGCCAGCTGACACAGGATCAAGCTCTGCACATCAGCCCGTACACACCTCTGCACTACAGCCCGTACGCCGACACCTTGATGCTGAACGGAAAATCGAACCTCAGCCGGGCAGGCGGCAGCGTCCGTTCCGCGGAGCGGGACGGACGTCGGGAACGAGGAGTGCGGTCAGGCCGCAGTAGTGGGGGCGGCGAGGGTGACCTGGTGGCCGAGGGCCTGGAGCTGGCGGACGAGGTCGCGGGTCTTGCGGGCGGGGTTGAGATGTCGCTGGTGCCAGTCGGCGCCGAGTTCCTGGTAGCGGGCGTCGGGGTCGTTGATCAGGTGCCAGGTGATGACGAGTATCGAGCGGGCGACGGCGACGAGGGCTTTGGCGTGGCCGCGGCGTTTGACGATCCTGCGGTAGCGGGCGCCGAGGAAGGTGTCGGTGCGGGCGGCGGCGTTGGCGGCCTCGCCGAGGGCGCCCTTGAGCCAGGGGTTGCCTTTGCCGGCTGGGCCGGTGGTGTTCTTCGCTCCGGACTGGATCGTGCGGGGGCACAGCTTCGCCCAGGAGACCAGGTGCTCGGGGGTGGGGAAGCGGCTCATGTCCAAGCCGATCTCGGCGAGGATGATCTGGGCGGTGGCCGGTCCGATGCCGGGGACCGCGTCCAGACGCTCGGCCAGTTCCCGCGCGGTCACAGCGTCACGGGCTGACGACGTGCTGGTGTCGTCTGTGCGGGGCGGTCCGGTTCCGGTGCCGTCGTGCGGGGCCCTGGTCTGTTCCATGAGGTCGGCGATCAGCCGGTCGAGTTCCCGGACCTGCGCGGTGAGGTGGTCGATGGTGCCCAGCAACACTCCCAGCAGGCGGCCGTGATGTTCTTCGAACTGCCCGGTGAGTGCCTCGGCCAGGGCCGGCTTCTTCTTCACCAGGCTCCCCTTGGCGAGATCCGCCAGAGCTCGGGGGTTGCGTTCACCGGCGGCCAGGGCGTCGAGCATGGCCCGGCCGGAGAGGCCGAAGAGGTCCGAGACAACGTCGGACAGCTTGATCTGCGCGTCCTGCAGGGCCTTGTCCACCCGGTGCTTGTGCCGGGTGCGTTCCTGGATGAAGACCGTGCGGGTGCGGGTGAGGTCCCGTAGCTGCCGGACCGGCTTGGGCGGTACGAACGAAGCGCGGACCATGCCGCGTTCGGCGAGCTTGGCCAGCCAGACCGCGTCCAGCTTGTCGGTCTTCGGCCGGCCCGGGACGTTCTTCACATCGCGGGCGTTGACCAGCCAACATTCCAGGCCACGGGCCTCCAAGAGGTAGAAGAAGGGCCGCCAGTACGAGCCCGTCGCCTCCATCACCACCCGCTGGACACCCTGGCAGACCAGCCGGTCGCCGAGCTCGAGGATCGCGTTCGTGGTGGACGCGACCGTCCAGACCTGCTGGACGCGCCGGCCTTCAATGGTGTCGTGCGGGACGCGCAGACACACCATCCCGGACGCCTTGGCGATGTCGATCGCCGCGACCCGGGCAACACTTCCGTCGTCGTGGTCCTCCCTGGACTCCTCCATCGTCTTCCTCCCCTTGCGCAAGGTGCGGGCGGGGGCTGCCCGGGAAGCCTGAGGGGAGACAGAGAAGCTGAACGGCGTGCTCGAGACGACAGTGTGCGGCCCCTCGGACGGCTCCCTCACCAGACTCCTATGCGGGCTCACAGCCCAAACATCAAGCGGCGTCGGCGGACAGCCCCCGTACCGATTTTCACGCTCGCGAGGCGTCAACCGCAGGTGAACGGCTGACTCCTATCAGGTCATGCTCCGCCCGGCCGGAGCCCTGGGGAACCGGGCCCCGGCGGTCGGACAGATCAAGGCAAGGACAGTCCAGCAGGACGTCAGTCAGTGATTGGGTCACGACCACCGGGGACCCGTGTACCACTATGACTGTCGGTGATGGTGGAGACCGTCTCCTTGGAGGTCTCCATGCCGTACGTCTCGGCGAGATGCGCGACGATCTCCCCGGAGGTGAGCCCCTTCGCGGTCAGCGAGAGGACCATCTCCTCCAGGCCGCCGGTGCGGCGCGCGTACTTCGGCAGCAGGCCGGAGGTGAAGGTGCCCAGCCGGTCCCGGGGGACCTGCACCGTCACACTGCCGACCTCCGTCATCACCTTCCGGGACCGGTGGCCGTTGCGGGCGTTGCCGCCCGAGCGCGAGCCCCGGCCGCCGGTGCGGCCGGCCTCCTCGGCCAGGTGCAGGTCCATCTCCGCCTCGACGGCGGCCTGCATCAGGTGCCGGGTGAGCTCGACCAGCAGGCCGCCCTCGCCCATCAGCCTGAGCCCGCCGTCGCGGACCTTGCCGGCGGCGAGCTCGGCCAGCTCGTCCATCAGCCCGGGGCTCAGCCCGTGCGCGGCCGCCGCTTCCCGGCTCGCCGCCGTCATCTTCGATGTCACACCGGCACCGTCAACGTCCCTGTCGAACACCGCAACCGACACGCCGTCAGCGTCCTCGATCAGGTGACCGTTCTCCGCGTCCATCAGGGGTCCCTTCTGAGCAAGTGCCCACCTGATTCATGACACTCCCTCCCCCGAAGCCCCGGTTCGCGAGGCTGGTGAGGGCGGTGCGGGAGCGGGGCGGCAATGGGCCCGGTGGTGGCCCTCCGTGGTGCCTGCCGCGGGCGGACCGAGTTCTGCGGGTGGCGATGTACTGCCGCACGGACCTCATGAGCGGCAGCCCGCCCCGCTGGCTTCGTTCGCTTCGAGGGGCAGCGTCTGTCCAGCAGTCTGAGGGCCGTCGGCCATCCGCGTGCCCGCTGATGTTCACGGCACATGACGTCACTCCGACCTTCGCGGCTCGTCCTGCTCATGCGGGTCATCGGGCGTGGTCGGCGTCTGCGGTGAGGGGCCGGGGCCCCGTCCGGGCTCTCCCGCGGAGCCAGGTCGCTTCCTGCGGATCAGTCCTCCAGCAGCTGCCGCAACCGGCAGGCGTACCACGTGGTCGCCGCGCACACCGCCACGTAGATGACGACGCCCTGGAGAGCGAAGTTGACGTGGTGGAACTCCCACTGCGCCGCCCCCGGTTCGGTGCCGTACCGGGGGTTCTCCCAGATGTACGGAAGGAACTGGGCGGCGATGTAGAGGGCGGTCAACTCCCCGAGGCGCCACAGCCAGGCCCGTCGGTCGGTGCGGATCAGGGCGCGGACTCCGGCGAGCGCGTTCCCGGGCTGCCACCGCGGGCCCGCCGGGGCGACCCGGGCGCAGACCGCAGGCACCAGGACCACGGCCGCGATCACGAGCCCGACCAGTAACGCGTTCAGCAGTCCCGCCGTGCTTTCCGAGCCGACCCGGCTGCGGCCCTGGGGCGCGAGGAGCACCGCCAGGATCGGCAGGTGGGTGATCAGAGCGGCGAGGTACACGCGGCCGAGCTGCGCGGCCGAGGGCGGACCGGGGCGACGCGGGCGCGAACGCGTCGGTGTCTGGGGTGCGGTCATGCGGCTGATCCCATCACATCCTTTCACTTTGGTGAAGTAGTTTTCTTCACCAAAGTGAAAGACTTGTACGCTGACCGGCATGAGTACCGAACGCGACGGCGCCGCGCTGGGCCACGAGCTCAGCCTCTGGGTGGTGCTCTACCACGAGCAGCTCGCGGCCCGCCTGCACGTCAACGCCACCGAGCACAAGGTGCTCGGCATCATCGCCCGCACCCCCGGCACCACTCCCGGTCGGCTCGTCGGCGAAACCGGCCTCAGCAACGCCGCCATCACCAAGATCATCGACCGGCTTGCCGCTCTCGGATACGTCGAACGCGCCAGGGATCCCGGCGACCGCCGCCGGTTCACCCTGACCGCCACAGCCGCGCACCGCCGCGTCCTGGGTGCGGCCATGGCCCCGATGACGGCAGGGATGGCCGAAGTGGTGCAAGGCCTCGACGAGTCCGAACTGGCCGCCGTCGGCCGCTGGCTCACCGGAACCGTCGCCGTCATGCGCGAGGCCGCGCTCGCCCTGGCCGAGGAGAACCGCAACGGTGGTCCGAAGGAAACGGCCAAGCTAGCCCCTGCCGGGGTGCACGGTGAGGCGGCCCGTGAGGGCGGCGGGCCGTGAGGGCGGCGGGCCGTGAGGGCGGCGGGCCGTGAGGGCGGCGGGCCGTGAGGGCGGCGGGCCGTGAGACTGGTCTGCCGAGGTCAGCCGGCCTTGGCCGATTCTTCGGCGCGGGCTCGTGTGACGGGCGAGGGTATGGATGGCGGCCGCGTCGATGTCGGGGTTCGCGTCGAAGTCGAAGGTCCGCAGGGACCTGTCCCGGGGGAAGCCGGCCAAGGAGATCAAGAGTCAGCTCTACGGACGAGCCGGATTCGACCTACGCCGCTCCGCGACCACTCCCCAGAACCGAGCGTCGAGAGCAGTGTGTTGCTCTGCTTCGAAGCGTGGCCGGCGGGGTGAGATGCGGGTGTCAGGCGGTTTGTGTCTGCCGGTCATCGGTCCGA
Above is a genomic segment from Streptomyces sp. NBC_01233 containing:
- a CDS encoding MarR family winged helix-turn-helix transcriptional regulator; this encodes MSTERDGAALGHELSLWVVLYHEQLAARLHVNATEHKVLGIIARTPGTTPGRLVGETGLSNAAITKIIDRLAALGYVERARDPGDRRRFTLTATAAHRRVLGAAMAPMTAGMAEVVQGLDESELAAVGRWLTGTVAVMREAALALAEENRNGGPKETAKLAPAGVHGEAAREGGGP
- a CDS encoding MerR family transcriptional regulator; the protein is MSTALRSGQVAEAAGVNIQTLRYYERRGLLAEPERSNGGHRLYGEEAVTALRVIKAAQRLGFTLDEVAELLEAGRHRHGRPPGCRSGLR
- a CDS encoding SMI1/KNR4 family protein, which gives rise to MIALDALDALVRLCPPPADFPPGVDWAQAERALGAALPADYKQLVETYGDGIFDDTIWLLVPDSAFSECDLHAQTTERDEILADLWEFEAKPAGLLEAGARVLPWAFEEGTGAFLYWLARPGQQPDEWTVLYNEGRGPLWEHHDMGCLAFLLAVLTGTAETEYFGYLHDVPKPTEHRFATADQTLGTSRR
- a CDS encoding SMI1/KNR4 family protein is translated as MEPALGYPDLGVLILADGFLPEPWLRRPDPAFRAVPAPSANPELLERTLRERLPGAIGATEEEIAAAEARLGVTLSEEIKVLYRVTRVYAGDDFDLDEADRAGEAVGCELSGLEHLCSVDGAVRHTGWGLGAKRAVSSAPDAAVQSLAGSPGWIGFGSNGGDEFAVDLTPGPAGHFGQVILVDHEQSLGAELVADSLTDFVMGRMREERRDRRGDELPAVARVGTGCLESIQAAAHPALEVLTIGAWDGTPFSLAPVTGLPRLRTLTAAPGTLADPLEVAGLTALEFLELGAQEWRVLLDAGAVPRTLKAAAITVRDQDHLPVVALANEILALWDRPEIVQTLLAGDLGPAA
- the istB gene encoding IS21-like element helper ATPase IstB, with amino-acid sequence MSELVTARIRTTATKLGLPHLTEALAEHVGRADAASMAYLDFLDLVLEEELAVREERRFRHALRVSRLPHHKTIEEYDFSYQPELDPRKVKDLATLAFVEAKSNVALLGPPGVGKTHIAVALAVAACRAGYSIYFTTLDDMVRQLKAADSIGRLASKLRTYLRPHVLVVDEVGYLPLERDEANLVFQMLSKRYEKGSTLLTSNKSFSEWGQVFGDDVLATAIIDRLLHHCEILAINGASYRLKNRLTAIEGGITAAS
- a CDS encoding SDR family oxidoreductase, with the translated sequence MPKTEGVYLLTAVSPRRDEGNSPTGIVGRRLARQLLTSGRHVRVIAEPDQCGGWPDTVEVVEGSITRPLECARAFDGVEAVFLAGAHPSTVQDALTLARNAAVRKIVLLSSHGPEYEEANPPETWFWLAIEKAVERSDIAWTHIRPSAVMGAVIEGTYPATGSDWPDTVRADGVVREAFLNQGHYPFIHEEDLAAVAAAALIGDDYAGTVIEAVGPPLSTRSRVRSIAAALGRDIGTVELTPDESRTIWQHLGWPGGAVDVTLFALEEYGARFAELAQWTADQQPSVQDITGRPLRTYDDWVCENIDSFR
- a CDS encoding IS110 family transposase, encoding MEESREDHDDGSVARVAAIDIAKASGMVCLRVPHDTIEGRRVQQVWTVASTTNAILELGDRLVCQGVQRVVMEATGSYWRPFFYLLEARGLECWLVNARDVKNVPGRPKTDKLDAVWLAKLAERGMVRASFVPPKPVRQLRDLTRTRTVFIQERTRHKHRVDKALQDAQIKLSDVVSDLFGLSGRAMLDALAAGERNPRALADLAKGSLVKKKPALAEALTGQFEEHHGRLLGVLLGTIDHLTAQVRELDRLIADLMEQTRAPHDGTGTGPPRTDDTSTSSARDAVTARELAERLDAVPGIGPATAQIILAEIGLDMSRFPTPEHLVSWAKLCPRTIQSGAKNTTGPAGKGNPWLKGALGEAANAAARTDTFLGARYRRIVKRRGHAKALVAVARSILVITWHLINDPDARYQELGADWHQRHLNPARKTRDLVRQLQALGHQVTLAAPTTAA
- the istA gene encoding IS21 family transposase, which gives rise to MLLEPGRWLELRRFRALHEAGASISEIARETGLNWRTVKKYLESDGPPVPPAPAPRSDLGNQVIKPWAHVIDAWLRAEVLLKAAVIHERLVEQYAFPHHYQRVKMYVQQARPRIAEELGYTPRELAKLHRRFEVVPGAQAQVDWGDEGNILAHVGIPKVYSFHMTLSYSRDPFCCFTTSQNLASFFECHRRAFAHFGGAPGVIVYDRTKTVVRRHVAPGEAVPLHPEAVAFAGHYDFDIDVLAAYRPTGKGRVERQVLIVRDHVLAGRSFSSLDDMDGAFMAWVPQRRARTHRTHGEVIGVRAKRDHAALRALPAKPYIVADRHLRHVAKDCLVAFDANLYSVPATKVRHRQLVEVRASAGTVALHSTVPDAQGITLLAVHSRAVGRSARIVDEAHWKALPDGHTRATTTDLPPPVSRPARSGAEEPGGLISLLTRARAAQVHVGTRPLALYDQIAGTRPFNPAPIDPKDMR